The Musa acuminata AAA Group cultivar baxijiao chromosome BXJ2-2, Cavendish_Baxijiao_AAA, whole genome shotgun sequence genome contains the following window.
TTCTTCAATCATGACTCTCACCAAACGAAGCTGTTTTGCTTGGGGTGGGTTCTCTGTTCATCCCCTCGAGAACCACTGCCTCACTGTTCGATTTAGACCCGGAAAAAGATTGAACTCCGACAAGCAGCATtgcttttggagaaagataagaatCTTGTTTGTCTCCTATGGAATGAGTTCTTAGTttgtgtgttttaacttgaaactTGGGAGACAAGCGTGCCGCTCATGTCTCCGGCGATTGATACCTGGGTCCAAAGCATCTGCTTATAAGATGTCTCTCTCTGCTTGCAATGCATTTCTCTTACTCATTTTTCGCCTTCTTCATTGTGGTAGTAAGCATTATCCATAAAGAGAAGACACCTAAAGCTGTTCTGAGTGGCCTAATCATTGTTAAACCTCAAGTGCAAAAGATAATGAGCAAAGAATAAGCTTCGAGTGGACTCTCAAGTCAATGGTGTACTCCTCTTTTTCTTACAAAAGCTTTGTTTGTTCTCACTTTTATTTTCTTATACGGCTGCCCATCTTTTCTTCTTGTGCTTCTTTTGCTGACCATTCGCGACTTTATGCAACCGTGTGAGAAGATCAACCGGCAGTCTCGGTCTCATGGGTTTACGACTCCGAACCGAAAGGTCAGGGAAAGGATGCTGCAAATCTTTCTACCTTCCTGATCTCTTCCGCAGATATTTCAGTGCAGTCAATAATAATACCGAATCACATCGAGTTTGCGTTCCTTCGCATTGGTCAAAGTTGTAATCCAAGAGGGCTGTTACGACGAGCATATTATAACGGCACGTTATGAGACGCGCCCTTTCGATGGCAGCACACGGAAAGCGAGTTTCTCGGGCTCATCATTACCCGTCCCCACCACCGTTGCGGATGGGTAGCGCTGTCCCCTTTCGCTGTCGACGTGTTCGATGCCTTCCCGCATAGCCTCGTGCACGTGAATCCGTATGCGGTCGATAAAGATTCGCGGTCCAGATGTCCTTACCTGATCGATGGACGGCGATGACGAGATGTCGCATGACAGCCATCGTGCGCGGGTTCCCCACCTCCCACGTCCGCACCGGGTCGCAAATTCTGTTCGAAATTGAAAGCGACGCTCCGGATTCGAACCCAGTGGGGCCCGACGGAAGCACCCGGTGCTGTTCGGCCACGTGGTGAGCAGCAGCAGCTCGCGTGTCGCCGCCGGGCCCCACTCTTGTCGGCTTGTCGCCTCACCCTGGAGCACTACCCCGCACCACCGTTTTCCACGCGCACGAGACGGGGCTTCGCAGCGCAGCCCACCCGAAGGAGCGAGAGACTGGTTCTTCATCCAACGGCTGGTGCCGAGACGCGTCATCGCGTACGCTTCGCTCGTGGAACCGCGCCGTGCGCGAATGCTTAGCAAGGAGCATGATCGATCTAAGCTAATTTGGCACTAGGAGCACGGAGGGAATTATTTAGGGGGAGGCAATGATAAAAAGGAGGCGAGGTTTGGAGGTCAAAATTGGTCGAAAGTTCATCAACGTGGCCTACAGCAGGAGTGATAGGTGATGTGATTTGTCTCCGATTGAGCATTAAGTAGATGGATGCAAGCATACGAGTGGTGATATATGTGTTTGGTGTGTCATGGCTAAGTAGCCGATCTCTCAAGGTAGCATCTTCCCACTCTTTTCCTCCTACCTTCCACTAGAGAGACAGCATCTTTCCCGGCCCAATCCTATGTCCCCTCGTTGAAATGGAATTGAAGGAACAACAACACCTCCTCCTTTAATGAAGGTACCAATTGCAGCGGCTCGTTGGTTCATGACATTGACACCACCCTCCTCTCTTAACTCAATTGCTCGTGTTAAGTGAGCTGCCCCTCTAGGGTCCAAGAATCACGATGAGATGTCCGGGGCGACGTACAGAACACGGAGAGCTCTCACGTCCCGGACGTGTCTATGACGTCAGCGAGTGCGTGATGACGTCATGAGTCGTGGCCTGTGAGAGGGAAACGCTGTTTCCGTCTCTGGGTCGAAACACGTGATGGAGAGTTTGATTCGGGAGGAGGGAACGAGGGAAGAGTCGGGGCCCACTACCGTCGGGAGCACACGCTTTTCTGGGAACTAGAAAGTTTTACGCGATGATTTTACCGCGCCTCGTCGGAGAAAATGTCTGGTTGATTATACGGGGCCCACTGGAACCGAGAGATCATTGGCGGGTGTGACGCGGTAGACACGTGCACTCTCCCCCGTAGCTCTTCAAACTCGCTGCATAAAATGGGTCTCGTCCATCGCGCTGGGGCTGTCATTGGCCTTAAGAACACCACCTCCCCAGAGAGCGAGAAAGATGAAAGCGGTTGGCGGGTACGGCGGAGGCGTGGCGTCGCCTGGGTCGGTGTCTTCGGTGTCAAAGGCAGCGGCAGCAACGGCGGAGGCAGAGGAGGATTTGGTGGTGGAGGACGTCGGAAGAGGAGCGATGGGGGAGGCGGAGGCAGAAGTGGCGAATGTCGATCatgctgaggaggaggaggaggaggaggaggaggaggagctggaGCTGGGGCTGACCCTGGGGGCGGCGAAGAGGGGGAAGGCGACGCCTGCGATGTGGGGGCCGTGCTGCCGCATCCTGACGGCAAAGGACTTCCCGCCCCTGGCGTCCCTTGCTTCACCGAGGTCTCCCTCCGCCTCCTCCGTGTCGTCGTCCTCCGGCACCAACCTGGGCGGGGGCGGGACCGGGACGGGAGTCGCCGGGACAAAGCGGGCGGCGGAATCCATCTCCCCCGACGTCGGTAGCTCCCCTCATCCTCCCAGGTAAACCCAATCTTCCTTCTCTGTCTCTTCTTTCTTGCTCTTCACGTTAGGTGTTCTTTTTACTGCAAATGACTTGATCCGAAAAACCTCCTGCTTTTATTCTCTTAGTGCTTCTCGTAAAGGCTTTGGCACTCTTAGAACCAGCAAAAAGAGGAACAGTAAGGGGAAAAAAAAACGATCTTTGTTTATCACATCCTTCAGGCTTTTGCTGTTGATGTCTGGTAAAAGGGTTGCGTTCTCTTAATCTTTAGATTGATACCGAAAAAAATTGATGTGTTGGAGCAGTCAGGTGGTGGTGGGATGGCCGCCCATCAGGGCGTTCAGGATGAACAGCTTGTTCAACCATTTCAAAGACAACGCCCCCGAGGTTGATGCTGCCGTTGCTGTCAAGAAGGCCATCGTCCCCAGCAGGGCAGGCAATGACAGCCAACATCAGGGGAGTAGAGGAAAAGTAATGAGGAGATCATTCTTCGTCAAAGTGAAGATGGACGGCGACCCTATTGGGAGGAAGGTGGATCTCGATGCTCATCACTCTTATGAGGCCCTCGCAGACGCGCTGGAGCTCATGTTTCATAAGCCCACCAAGGCCTCTGCCCTTGCGGTCTCTGTCGGTAAGTTCATTACCATGCATAATGTTCACAATTGCAGAGTTCAGGATCAGAGTGGGAATTTCTTGTTCTAATTTAGATATGCCATGATCTGATCTGCCTATATGTCCAGCATAAGAAATTGTATCAAACCAGAGATCATCTAAATCCTTTGCTAGCAATGTTGGAATGTGATGGGGTTATAATTTCAGTGGTGTGGATGATGGCAGATGGGGCAAAGATTTCAAATTTGTTGGATGGCTCTTCTGGGTTTGCTCTTACTTATGAAGACAAGGATGGGGATTGGATGCTGGTTGGAGATGTGCCATGGGGGTAAGCCTTCTTTGCACTTCACACTGATACCAGTCTAGTCTAGTGATACATAAACCCTCGTATACATTAAAAGTCCAGGAATCATCTTACTTATGAATTCATCATTCGAGATCGATTGTTCTATGGTTCTAagatatactattgatcttgttgCACTATCTCGGTCTTAGTTTTCTCTGTCAAAATATTATCTCGTACTGCAGTGATCTGAACCAGTTTTGACATCCTGCTTTGCAGAATGTTCTTGGAAACAGTCAAGAGGCTTAGAATTATGAGGACCTCAGATGCAAATGGGCTTAGCAAATCAGTTCATTTCGGGAAGGTGAGGTGCAGTCCTTTTTCTCGTATAgcgaataaatcaattatcagttGGGTTCATTGCTAATCTGATTAAAGGGAAAACTCAAATTATTATTTTCTGTCAAGTCTTTCTGTATGGGACTTCTGATCCATGATTTGTATTTGCCTAATGGGACTGCATAGGCCTCATAACTTATTTCGTTTGGACTTGGATGCAGCACCAAGATTTCTATCGCCAGCGGAATGATAGGAAACATCCTGCCTA
Protein-coding sequences here:
- the LOC135581713 gene encoding auxin-responsive protein IAA10-like isoform X1; translation: MKAVGGYGGGVASPGSVSSVSKAAAATAEAEEDLVVEDVGRGAMGEAEAEVANVDHAEEEEEEEEEEELELGLTLGAAKRGKATPAMWGPCCRILTAKDFPPLASLASPRSPSASSVSSSSGTNLGGGGTGTGVAGTKRAAESISPDVGSSPHPPSQVVVGWPPIRAFRMNSLFNHFKDNAPEVDAAVAVKKAIVPSRAGNDSQHQGSRGKVMRRSFFVKVKMDGDPIGRKVDLDAHHSYEALADALELMFHKPTKASALAVSVVVWMMADGAKISNLLDGSSGFALTYEDKDGDWMLVGDVPWGMFLETVKRLRIMRTSDANGLSKSVHFGKHQDFYRQRNDRKHPAYGLQPE
- the LOC135581713 gene encoding auxin-responsive protein IAA10-like isoform X2 → MKAVGGYGGGVASPGSVSSVSKAAAATAEAEEDLVVEDVGRGAMGEAEAEVANVDHAEEEEEEEEEEELELGLTLGAAKRGKATPAMWGPCCRILTAKDFPPLASLASPRSPSASSVSSSSGTNLGGGGTGTGVAGTKRAAESISPDVGSSPHPPSQVVVGWPPIRAFRMNSLFNHFKDNAPEVDAAVAVKKAIVPSRAGNDSQHQGSRGKVMRRSFFVKVKMDGDPIGRKVDLDAHHSYEALADALELMFHKPTKASALAVSVDGAKISNLLDGSSGFALTYEDKDGDWMLVGDVPWGMFLETVKRLRIMRTSDANGLSKSVHFGKHQDFYRQRNDRKHPAYGLQPE